From Fibrobacter sp., the proteins below share one genomic window:
- a CDS encoding ATP-binding protein, whose protein sequence is MQEILYSNSPISTALSAWALLLTFLLPYILGKKTGIRQFPKAIYQLMLICIYWNTLSLVGNLFFSGPDFGNSAKIIFGLQALAWIQTGNAIYHIAEHALHFRRLNFWRLLNAISVLNVFAVTLIFCVKETIITEFQVFGYMPFQDHPFFKIYSILFLIYVFPELLLTIYKLLSMTLQTGDKDAAQINLYMAGTFIFFTMLAFLFDFIIPISSDFNINGRHPIFLQWHQYATIFLAILCGQYFTSISFKNKGSHWLMKSLFNQLSDCVFTFQSDGKISMSNPAAQLLFRKSGSEMKMHHIRDFIPNLKFENEILMENMKVQINDELHSFCVSLFKYRTTLTTYMWLLLLSDQTNSLFYQQRIKTLNRQFADYKKDLIRYQDRLDNSEKKFKEQSNFSSTLINALPFQFWSKNEQGVYTTQNIMDIKNRGNLIQTTDNSESITDREKQARNSGVSNICTTYENDRHEKISEDEANNLIFNNKTVFIYNEQFIPIIAEKKPYKIIGLKQDITEQKRLERERDLLSEQKRIHSRLEDLGTMLGGFAHDYKNSIGAQIGFCELAQETLQSVPTDDIPEKKAKTIARAADLISEANKAANKAKDSVNQLLSAIRNEASIAPKPMVFSPFLIIEDVVKKVQLTLPSNIHISTEEIDKDLKIKCLPAALDRILSNLANNAIFAMKETGGTLTFKLERTELEKKLVLPFSETIEPGVYAKFTIADTGTGIDSGTLERIFSPFFTTKAPGEGLGLGLTSALRLLKDSNAHFTVHTTLGEGTQFNLYWDLATEKTEDA, encoded by the coding sequence ATGCAAGAGATTCTGTATTCCAATTCGCCTATCTCGACGGCCCTTTCTGCGTGGGCTCTTCTGCTCACGTTTTTGCTTCCCTATATTCTGGGGAAAAAGACCGGGATAAGGCAGTTTCCAAAAGCCATCTACCAGCTGATGCTCATCTGCATCTACTGGAACACGCTGAGCCTTGTCGGAAACCTGTTCTTCAGCGGTCCCGATTTCGGGAACTCGGCAAAAATCATTTTCGGCCTGCAGGCGCTCGCTTGGATCCAGACCGGTAACGCCATCTACCACATCGCCGAACACGCGCTCCATTTCAGGCGTTTGAACTTCTGGAGGCTGCTGAATGCCATCAGCGTTCTCAACGTCTTTGCCGTCACGCTCATATTCTGTGTGAAGGAAACCATAATTACCGAATTCCAGGTATTCGGCTACATGCCCTTCCAGGACCACCCCTTCTTCAAGATTTATTCCATACTGTTCCTCATCTATGTGTTCCCCGAGCTTCTCCTCACCATATACAAGCTTTTGAGCATGACGTTGCAGACCGGAGACAAGGATGCCGCGCAGATAAACCTCTACATGGCAGGGACCTTCATCTTCTTTACCATGCTGGCGTTCCTCTTCGACTTCATCATACCGATTTCCAGCGACTTCAACATCAACGGAAGGCACCCCATATTCCTGCAATGGCACCAATACGCCACGATATTCCTCGCCATTCTGTGCGGGCAGTATTTCACCTCGATTTCGTTCAAGAATAAAGGTTCCCACTGGCTCATGAAGAGCCTGTTCAACCAGCTGAGCGACTGCGTGTTCACGTTCCAGTCCGACGGCAAGATCAGCATGAGCAACCCCGCCGCGCAGCTCCTGTTCCGCAAGTCGGGTAGCGAAATGAAAATGCACCACATCCGCGATTTTATTCCGAACCTGAAATTCGAAAACGAAATCCTCATGGAAAACATGAAGGTGCAAATCAACGACGAGCTGCATTCCTTCTGCGTATCGCTGTTCAAGTACCGCACCACGCTCACCACGTACATGTGGCTCCTGCTCCTGAGCGACCAGACGAACTCGCTGTTCTACCAGCAACGCATCAAGACGCTCAACCGCCAGTTCGCCGACTACAAGAAGGACCTCATCCGCTACCAAGACCGCCTCGACAACTCCGAAAAGAAATTCAAGGAACAGAGCAACTTTAGTTCGACGCTCATCAACGCGCTCCCGTTCCAGTTCTGGTCCAAGAACGAACAGGGCGTGTACACGACGCAGAACATCATGGACATCAAAAACCGCGGAAACCTCATTCAGACGACGGACAATTCCGAGTCCATCACGGACCGCGAAAAGCAGGCGCGCAACAGCGGCGTTTCGAACATCTGCACCACCTACGAAAACGACCGTCACGAAAAGATTTCCGAAGACGAAGCCAACAACCTCATCTTCAACAACAAGACCGTATTCATTTACAACGAGCAGTTCATCCCTATTATCGCGGAAAAGAAGCCGTACAAGATCATCGGGCTGAAGCAGGACATCACCGAGCAGAAGCGCCTCGAAAGGGAACGCGACCTCCTGAGCGAACAGAAGCGCATCCATTCGCGCCTCGAAGACCTGGGAACGATGCTCGGCGGTTTCGCTCACGACTACAAGAACAGTATCGGGGCGCAAATCGGATTCTGCGAACTTGCGCAGGAAACCCTCCAGAGCGTTCCGACCGACGACATTCCCGAAAAGAAGGCGAAGACCATCGCGAGAGCGGCCGACCTCATCAGCGAAGCGAACAAGGCCGCGAACAAGGCGAAGGATTCCGTGAACCAGCTCTTGAGCGCCATCCGAAACGAAGCCTCCATAGCCCCGAAGCCGATGGTGTTCTCTCCGTTCCTGATTATCGAGGATGTCGTGAAGAAGGTGCAGCTAACGCTCCCCTCGAACATCCACATCTCGACCGAAGAAATCGACAAGGACCTGAAGATAAAGTGCCTACCGGCGGCCCTGGACAGGATTTTGAGCAACCTCGCGAACAACGCCATATTCGCCATGAAGGAAACCGGCGGTACGCTTACGTTCAAGCTCGAGCGCACCGAACTGGAAAAGAAGCTCGTCCTCCCCTTCTCCGAGACCATCGAACCGGGAGTTTATGCGAAATTCACCATCGCCGACACGGGTACCGGAATCGACTCGGGAACCCTGGAACGCATTTTCTCGCCGTTTTTCACCACAAAAGCGCCCGGAGAAGGGCTTGGTTTGGGCCTGACATCGGCCCTAAGGCTGCTAAAAGACAGTAATGCGCATTTCACCGTGCACACAACCCTCGGTGAAGGCACTCAATTTAATCTATATTGGGATTTAGCAACCGAAAAAACGGAGGATGCATAA
- a CDS encoding response regulator, translated as MATILIIDDDEQFNLMMKTALEVKGYEVETASNGREAKALYQNKKYDVIVTDIIMPDVDGYEVILDLRRMGMSDRTIAVSAGGRTAADDYLLTAKHFDVAVTFNKPIDIQQFREKVDEIIKNHQ; from the coding sequence ATGGCCACTATCTTGATTATTGATGACGACGAACAGTTCAACTTGATGATGAAGACCGCCCTTGAAGTCAAGGGTTACGAAGTGGAAACGGCAAGCAACGGCAGAGAGGCAAAGGCCCTCTACCAGAACAAGAAGTACGATGTCATCGTTACCGACATCATCATGCCGGACGTGGATGGCTATGAAGTCATTTTGGACCTTCGCCGCATGGGTATGAGCGACAGGACCATCGCCGTGAGTGCAGGCGGCCGTACCGCAGCGGACGACTACCTGTTGACGGCAAAGCACTTCGATGTGGCTGTCACGTTCAACAAGCCCATCGATATCCAGCAGTTCCGCGAAAAGGTTGATGAAATCATCAAGAACCATCAGTAA